A genomic region of Phenylobacterium parvum contains the following coding sequences:
- a CDS encoding MsnO8 family LLM class oxidoreductase, which translates to MKARLSVLDLSPVGGEATQAEAMRETIAVAQAAERLGYDRFWVAEHHNMRSLASASPEILMAALTQATKTIRLGSGGVMLVNYSPLKVAEVFMALEALAPGRIDLGVGRALGTDGRTGGALRSAGSEAFPQYFALLNAWLLDAGGVEPITEAHPARGIHASPSGPSHPDLFLLCSSPETADFAGRAGVGMVFAEFIARADGGPAVSAYRAAFTPSAFREQGWAAVATIALAAETAEAAERLAAPMRASALAGLDGPGADGERPRFPRIEDALAFLEARRDDPRLAGVIARAIVGDPETVRRGLAQKAEATGADELFVMAVGPDLDSRVRSLELIKGG; encoded by the coding sequence TTGAAGGCGCGGCTCTCCGTCCTGGACCTGTCGCCGGTTGGCGGCGAGGCCACGCAGGCTGAGGCCATGCGGGAAACGATCGCCGTGGCCCAGGCGGCCGAGCGGCTGGGCTATGACCGGTTCTGGGTGGCCGAGCACCACAACATGCGCAGCCTGGCCTCGGCATCGCCCGAGATCCTGATGGCCGCCCTGACCCAGGCCACCAAGACCATCCGCCTCGGCTCGGGCGGGGTCATGCTGGTCAACTATTCGCCCCTGAAGGTGGCGGAGGTCTTCATGGCCCTGGAGGCCCTGGCGCCGGGGCGGATCGACCTGGGCGTCGGCCGGGCCCTGGGGACGGACGGGCGGACCGGCGGGGCCCTGCGCTCGGCGGGGTCGGAGGCCTTCCCCCAGTACTTCGCCCTGCTCAACGCCTGGCTGCTGGACGCCGGCGGGGTGGAGCCGATCACCGAGGCCCATCCGGCCCGGGGCATCCACGCCTCGCCCTCGGGGCCCTCGCACCCCGACCTCTTCCTCCTCTGCTCCTCGCCGGAGACCGCCGACTTCGCCGGCCGCGCCGGGGTGGGCATGGTCTTCGCCGAGTTCATCGCCCGGGCTGACGGCGGCCCGGCGGTGAGCGCCTATCGCGCCGCCTTCACCCCCTCGGCCTTCCGTGAGCAGGGCTGGGCGGCGGTGGCGACCATCGCCCTGGCCGCGGAGACCGCCGAGGCCGCCGAGCGCCTCGCCGCCCCCATGCGGGCCAGCGCCCTCGCCGGCCTGGACGGCCCCGGCGCAGACGGCGAGCGGCCGCGCTTTCCCCGTATCGAGGACGCCCTCGCCTTCCTGGAGGCCCGCCGCGACGACCCCCGCCTGGCCGGCGTGATCGCTCGGGCGATCGTGGGTGATCCGGAGACCGTGCGCCGAGGTTTGGCGCAGAAGGCCGAGGCGACCGGGGCGGACGAGCTGTTCGTCATGGCCGTAGGGCCGGACCTGGACAGCCGGGTGCGGTCGCTGGAGCTGATCAAGGGGGGGTGA
- a CDS encoding glutathione S-transferase family protein, which translates to MKLYDTPLAPNPRRVRWFMAEKGIEDVEIVRINIMEGDHKTPDYIQRFGLANIPALELDDGTCLTESLAICRYLESRYPQGNLFGATPEEAAVIEMWTRRGELLVAWPLMLAVRHTHPALARLETQVPAIAEANRTAGLRGLKVLDRQLRDHEWLAGERLTIADIVAFIGIDFTRMIKLEIPAELEGVHRWMAAMRARPAATVAV; encoded by the coding sequence ATGAAGCTCTACGACACGCCCCTCGCCCCCAATCCCCGCCGTGTGCGCTGGTTCATGGCCGAGAAGGGGATCGAGGACGTCGAGATCGTCCGCATCAACATCATGGAGGGCGACCACAAGACGCCCGACTACATTCAGCGTTTTGGCCTCGCCAATATCCCGGCCCTGGAACTGGACGACGGGACCTGCCTCACCGAGAGCCTGGCCATCTGCCGATACCTCGAGAGCCGCTACCCGCAGGGCAACCTGTTCGGCGCCACGCCGGAAGAGGCCGCCGTCATCGAGATGTGGACCCGCCGCGGCGAGCTCCTGGTCGCCTGGCCCCTCATGCTGGCCGTCCGCCACACCCACCCGGCCCTGGCCCGGCTGGAGACCCAGGTCCCCGCCATCGCCGAGGCCAACCGTACGGCGGGCCTGCGGGGCCTGAAGGTCCTCGACCGCCAGCTTCGCGACCATGAATGGCTGGCCGGCGAGCGCCTCACCATCGCCGACATCGTCGCCTTCATCGGCATCGACTTCACCCGGATGATCAAGCTGGAGATCCCGGCGGAGCTGGAAGGCGTGCACCGCTGGATGGCCGCCATGCGCGCCCGCCCGGCGGCGACCGTGGCGGTCTGA